From a region of the Aigarchaeota archaeon genome:
- a CDS encoding 50S ribosomal protein L15, with translation MPTRLRKIRKLRGSRTCSWGQIGQHRKTGSKGGRGMAGSHKHKWTWVLKYAPDYFGKHGFFRPNRKVYKAINLKQLSELAEALEKSENLQRVDNMLLVNLKSMGIEKVLGGGEVYKPLLVVADRWTEQASKKISSAGGKIIKPDELTALLG, from the coding sequence TTGCCGACGAGGTTGAGAAAGATAAGAAAACTGAGGGGCTCTAGGACGTGTAGCTGGGGACAGATAGGTCAGCATAGAAAGACGGGCTCTAAGGGAGGGAGGGGAATGGCGGGAAGTCACAAGCACAAGTGGACCTGGGTTTTAAAGTATGCGCCCGACTACTTCGGCAAGCACGGTTTCTTTAGACCGAATAGGAAAGTCTACAAGGCCATCAACCTAAAGCAGCTATCTGAGCTTGCTGAGGCGCTCGAGAAAAGTGAAAACCTACAAAGAGTAGACAACATGTTACTCGTCAACCTCAAGTCTATGGGTATAGAGAAAGTTTTGGGCGGTGGCGAGGTTTATAAGCCGTTATTGGTTGTAGCAGACAGATGGACGGAGCAGGCTAGTAAAAAAATATCTAGCGCAGGGGGCAAAATTATAAAACCTGATGAACTAACCGCATTATTAGGATAA
- a CDS encoding 60S ribosomal protein L34, translating into MPRRALRTRSRKRKQVRTPGGRLVTHYFEERPGTPRCGTCGKPLHGISIEKPSKTSKSERTVSRIYGGSVCTSCVKDALMDFAYDLWTKHEA; encoded by the coding sequence TTGCCGAGAAGAGCCCTCAGGACAAGAAGCAGGAAAAGAAAGCAGGTTAGGACACCAGGTGGGAGGCTCGTTACCCACTACTTTGAGGAAAGGCCAGGAACACCCCGTTGCGGCACATGCGGCAAACCGCTGCACGGCATCTCTATTGAAAAACCTTCAAAGACTTCTAAGAGCGAAAGAACAGTGTCAAGGATTTATGGAGGGAGTGTTTGCACCTCTTGTGTAAAGGATGCGTTAATGGACTTTGCATACGATCTTTGGACCAAACACGAAGCGTAG
- a CDS encoding aconitate hydratase, translated as MGLTMAQKIIKEHLVSGKPEPGEVVSIKVDQVLMQDATGTMAMLEFEAMGIPRIKVPLAVVYVDHNMLQIDNLSADDHIFLRTAAAKYGIHYSRPGNGICHQVHLERFAVPGQVLLGSDSHTPTAGGMSMLAIGVGGLEVAAAMAGEPYEFRVPEIVKVVLEGELKRPWVTAMDIVFELLRRYTVKGGVGKIFEYVGPGVKTLTVTERATVANFGAELGLTTSIFPSDERTKHYLEAQGRGGAWRELSPDPDAEYADTITVNLGELEPYVAKPHQPDNVVKISELKGIKVDQVCIGSCTNSSYQIMKTIAQILKGRTIAPNVSMTISPGSRQVYEMLARDGALADMIAAGARILESACGPCIGMGQAPPYNGVSVRSFNRNFKGRSGTSEADVYLTNPLVATYIALKGEFADPRESDIDIKYVEEPERFLVNDNMIIPPSPTPEAVKVIKGPNIKDVPVKEPLAESLTAKVLIKVGDNISTDDILPAGAKILPLRSNVPELSRYTFSRIDPTFYERARAAKVGVIVGGENYGQGSSREHAAIAPMYLGVKAVIAKSLARIHKENLVNFGIVPLTFKDPSDYDKIDVGDELEIPRLAEAVRRGEPIKIINKTKGTEFVATSSLIDKQREVLLAGGLLPYIKRKIQAS; from the coding sequence ATGGGTCTAACGATGGCCCAGAAGATAATAAAAGAACACCTTGTAAGCGGGAAGCCCGAGCCTGGTGAGGTTGTTTCCATAAAGGTCGATCAGGTTCTGATGCAAGACGCGACAGGTACGATGGCTATGCTAGAATTTGAGGCAATGGGCATCCCGCGTATAAAGGTTCCGCTAGCGGTAGTTTATGTCGACCATAACATGCTTCAGATCGATAACCTAAGCGCCGACGACCACATATTCTTAAGGACCGCGGCGGCGAAGTACGGCATACACTACTCTAGACCAGGGAACGGAATCTGTCATCAGGTGCACTTAGAGAGGTTTGCGGTTCCCGGGCAGGTGCTACTCGGTTCCGATAGTCATACACCGACAGCTGGCGGCATGAGTATGCTTGCGATAGGTGTCGGAGGCCTGGAAGTTGCAGCCGCGATGGCAGGAGAGCCTTACGAGTTCAGGGTACCCGAAATCGTAAAGGTTGTCCTTGAAGGTGAGCTGAAGAGGCCTTGGGTTACGGCCATGGACATCGTGTTTGAGCTTTTGAGAAGGTACACGGTCAAGGGTGGTGTCGGAAAGATATTCGAGTATGTCGGTCCAGGTGTTAAGACGCTCACGGTGACGGAGAGGGCGACCGTCGCTAACTTTGGGGCGGAGCTAGGTTTAACGACGTCAATATTCCCATCGGACGAGAGGACAAAGCACTACCTTGAGGCTCAAGGCAGGGGAGGCGCTTGGAGGGAGTTAAGCCCAGACCCGGACGCGGAATACGCGGATACGATCACTGTGAACTTAGGCGAACTGGAGCCTTACGTCGCCAAACCACACCAACCTGACAACGTCGTGAAAATAAGCGAGCTTAAGGGTATAAAGGTAGACCAAGTATGCATCGGAAGTTGCACGAATTCCTCGTATCAAATAATGAAGACCATAGCTCAGATACTCAAAGGAAGAACAATTGCGCCGAACGTGAGCATGACGATCTCACCGGGATCCAGGCAGGTTTACGAGATGCTGGCCAGGGATGGTGCATTGGCCGACATGATAGCAGCTGGTGCAAGAATTCTTGAATCGGCGTGTGGTCCTTGTATAGGCATGGGCCAGGCACCACCTTACAACGGTGTGTCGGTCAGGTCGTTTAACAGAAACTTTAAGGGTAGGTCGGGGACTTCCGAGGCTGACGTTTACCTGACTAATCCGCTCGTTGCAACCTACATAGCTTTGAAGGGAGAATTCGCAGACCCAAGGGAGTCCGACATCGACATCAAATACGTCGAGGAACCTGAGCGCTTTTTGGTAAACGACAACATGATAATACCTCCGTCACCGACGCCCGAAGCCGTCAAGGTGATAAAGGGGCCAAACATAAAGGACGTACCGGTGAAGGAACCTTTAGCAGAGTCTTTGACAGCCAAGGTTTTGATAAAGGTCGGCGACAATATAAGCACCGACGACATACTTCCAGCAGGTGCGAAGATCCTGCCACTCAGATCGAACGTACCAGAATTATCGAGGTACACGTTTAGCAGGATAGACCCTACGTTTTATGAAAGAGCACGAGCTGCCAAGGTTGGTGTGATAGTAGGCGGCGAAAACTACGGCCAGGGTTCTTCAAGGGAACATGCAGCAATTGCACCCATGTACCTAGGCGTGAAAGCTGTAATAGCCAAATCCCTGGCTAGAATACATAAAGAAAACTTGGTCAACTTTGGAATAGTCCCATTAACGTTCAAAGACCCGTCGGACTATGATAAGATAGACGTCGGTGACGAGCTAGAAATTCCAAGATTGGCAGAGGCGGTAAGAAGGGGAGAGCCGATAAAAATCATAAACAAGACAAAGGGTACGGAGTTCGTTGCGACAAGCAGCTTAATCGACAAACAGAGGGAAGTGTTGCTTGCTGGCGGCCTTCTCCCCTACATAAAGAGGAAAATACAGGCATCTTGA
- a CDS encoding EMC3/TMCO1 family protein → MSSSVFYMLLTVAIAALTISLTNFIRKSIIKKQDIEKMMEANLFRQELMRAKRRGDQKTLQKLEKRMDYIKKVEFNVMKKNFVVMIVSLVLFLATYWAMTMFFGDTKVTLPGDFFIPFITQDGALTFYGWYVLAFFAVSLPLYKAFGLSMAGGTLAEKSPQDKKQEKKAG, encoded by the coding sequence ATGAGTTCGAGCGTTTTTTACATGTTGCTCACGGTAGCCATAGCGGCGCTGACGATATCCCTAACGAATTTCATTAGAAAGTCCATAATTAAAAAACAAGACATAGAAAAGATGATGGAGGCGAATCTATTCAGGCAGGAACTTATGAGGGCAAAGAGACGCGGCGATCAGAAAACCCTTCAGAAGTTAGAAAAACGAATGGATTATATAAAGAAAGTAGAGTTTAACGTTATGAAGAAAAATTTTGTAGTAATGATAGTCAGCTTGGTACTCTTTCTGGCAACATACTGGGCCATGACCATGTTTTTCGGTGACACTAAAGTAACCCTGCCTGGTGACTTTTTTATACCTTTTATAACTCAAGACGGTGCGTTAACCTTTTATGGATGGTACGTTTTAGCATTCTTTGCAGTAAGCTTACCTTTGTATAAGGCATTCGGCTTAAGTATGGCGGGTGGTACTCTTGCCGAGAAGAGCCCTCAGGACAAGAAGCAGGAAAAGAAAGCAGGTTAG
- the secY gene encoding preprotein translocase subunit SecY, protein MSTARKFIESISRFMPEVAKPTRRVSLAEKLVWTTLAMLIYLIMGEVYLYGVPRTQITEHIFILHVVFAQKTGTLTTLGIGPIVTAGILLQLLVGAEIIKLNLTKPEDRALFTSLSKILSLVVAAIQALAFSMGGMFGTITAVQVALIFIQLMIATFVIMMLDELIQRGWGLGSGISLFIAVGVAQDIMIRLFSPMIVSPDGLYQGVILATFQSLISGQGISPVIIRTHNMPDLIGLMTTVILILTLIYLNAVEVEIPISYAKFSGFRAKYPVKLLYVSVIPVIFASMIFGNVYYLASMLWNSYNQDGKNVFLNLLGTFEKTEGGQIVPTGGLAYYMTTPGSIEGLSKDPVRGIVYAGLLVTLCLLFAKFWVNIGGLSPSKVAEQLLKAGMQIPGFRRSPEVIEKIIGKYISTVTILGAIIVGLIASVADYTHTFGTGTGLLLLIGIIYQYYQLLVRERLTEMYPALGRLLGES, encoded by the coding sequence TTGTCGACAGCGAGGAAGTTCATCGAAAGTATAAGCCGGTTTATGCCAGAAGTAGCTAAACCGACAAGAAGGGTTAGTTTAGCCGAAAAGCTCGTATGGACAACCTTGGCTATGCTCATATACCTCATCATGGGGGAAGTGTACCTTTACGGCGTACCGAGGACCCAGATCACCGAACATATCTTCATACTCCACGTGGTTTTTGCTCAAAAAACTGGAACTCTAACCACGCTTGGTATTGGGCCGATAGTTACGGCAGGCATACTTCTTCAGCTACTAGTCGGTGCGGAGATAATAAAGCTGAATTTAACTAAACCTGAAGATAGAGCGCTCTTCACATCTCTGAGCAAGATCCTGTCGCTTGTGGTTGCTGCCATTCAAGCACTCGCGTTCAGCATGGGCGGTATGTTCGGCACAATAACGGCGGTTCAGGTAGCTTTGATATTCATCCAGCTTATGATAGCCACGTTCGTCATAATGATGCTCGACGAGTTGATACAGAGAGGCTGGGGGCTTGGTAGCGGCATAAGCTTGTTCATAGCAGTCGGTGTTGCGCAGGATATAATGATTAGATTATTTTCGCCGATGATAGTATCCCCAGACGGACTTTACCAGGGCGTTATACTGGCGACGTTCCAGTCCCTAATTTCTGGGCAAGGGATATCCCCAGTGATAATACGAACCCATAACATGCCGGACCTTATAGGTCTTATGACGACGGTCATCCTAATTCTGACGTTAATATATCTCAACGCGGTCGAGGTGGAGATACCGATATCTTATGCTAAGTTCTCAGGATTCAGAGCGAAGTATCCAGTGAAGTTACTCTACGTCTCGGTTATACCAGTAATATTTGCCAGCATGATATTCGGCAACGTTTACTATCTGGCATCAATGCTATGGAATAGCTACAACCAAGATGGGAAAAACGTCTTCTTGAACTTGTTAGGTACGTTCGAAAAGACCGAGGGAGGCCAGATAGTGCCGACGGGTGGGTTGGCCTACTACATGACGACGCCCGGCTCCATAGAAGGATTATCGAAAGACCCGGTTAGGGGCATCGTATACGCTGGACTACTCGTAACGTTGTGCTTACTCTTTGCCAAATTCTGGGTAAACATAGGAGGGCTAAGTCCTTCAAAAGTAGCGGAGCAGTTACTCAAAGCCGGCATGCAAATTCCCGGATTCCGTAGGTCACCCGAAGTTATAGAAAAAATAATAGGAAAATACATATCAACGGTCACGATATTGGGAGCAATAATCGTGGGGCTTATAGCAAGCGTCGCGGACTACACCCACACCTTCGGAACAGGCACTGGCCTCCTCTTATTGATAGGAATAATCTACCAGTACTATCAGCTTTTGGTTAGAGAAAGGCTTACAGAGATGTATCCAGCACTTGGCAGACTGCTTGGTGAGAGTTGA